From a single Pseudobutyrivibrio xylanivorans genomic region:
- a CDS encoding recombinase family protein encodes MVEYGYIRISSKDQNTDRQFDALMKRGISKRNIFVDELSGKNFDRPEYQKMIKKLKKDDLVVAKSIDRLGRNYDEILNQWRIITKEKEANIEILDMPLLNTTTEVNGLTGKFISDLVLQILAYVAETERIFIRQRQSEGIVAARERGVVFGRPKKALSESFQQACNEWNAGAITSREAAEKAGMSHSTFYRRCKETRD; translated from the coding sequence ATGGTGGAGTATGGGTATATAAGAATTTCAAGTAAGGATCAGAATACCGATAGGCAATTTGATGCGCTGATGAAAAGGGGGATTAGCAAGAGAAATATTTTTGTGGATGAATTGTCCGGTAAGAATTTTGACAGACCTGAATATCAAAAAATGATTAAGAAGCTGAAGAAGGATGATTTAGTTGTTGCAAAAAGTATAGATAGGCTAGGACGAAATTACGATGAAATTCTAAATCAGTGGAGAATTATTACAAAAGAAAAAGAAGCCAATATTGAGATTTTGGATATGCCATTATTGAATACTACAACAGAAGTAAATGGACTTACTGGCAAATTCATATCAGATTTGGTGTTACAGATTTTAGCTTATGTCGCAGAAACTGAACGTATTTTTATTAGACAAAGGCAGAGTGAGGGAATCGTTGCTGCTAGGGAGAGAGGTGTTGTATTTGGAAGACCAAAGAAAGCTTTATCTGAATCGTTTCAGCAAGCTTGTAACGAGTGGAATGCCGGAGCAATTACTAGCAGGGAAGCAGCTGAAAAAGCAGGAATGTCGCATAGCACGTTTTATCGTAGGTGTAAGGAAACTAGAGATTAA
- a CDS encoding Arc family DNA-binding protein yields the protein MTKEKDKHLGLRIDSETHDKLKELAEYDGRSINGEVLYLIRQAIKKYEQETK from the coding sequence ATGACAAAAGAAAAAGATAAACATTTAGGATTAAGAATAGATAGTGAAACTCATGACAAGCTTAAAGAACTTGCTGAATATGATGGTCGTTCTATAAACGGGGAGGTTTTATATCTTATTCGACAAGCTATCAAGAAATATGAACAAGAAACAAAATAA
- the rlmD gene encoding 23S rRNA (uracil(1939)-C(5))-methyltransferase RlmD produces MNKNDIVRLTIEDMSLEGAGIGHTDGVTIFVKDAVVGDVCDVIITKVKKTYCFAALKEVIEPSKFRVEPACPNAKQCGGCQIMQVDYAKQLEIKDNIVANNLVKIGGYDRAFVDSVREPILGMIDPFRYRNKAQVPIGTDKDGNLIAGFYGARSHRIVPSSDCKICSKKSMDIVYTVIDYMNENKVAAYDEATGKGLIRHVLVREGKATGETMVCVVVNGDKLPAVDSLVSHVKTVEPELASLVLNINTRRDNVIMGYETKVLYGKEAIRDTITLTNGDTIAFDISANSFYQVNHDQMEKLYSKALEYADLHGTEEVWDLYCGIGTISLSMAKHAGRVIGIEVVPQAIENAKANAKLNGLDNAEFYCGEAEVVLPEIYEKMSHPDVIMVDPPRKGCDTVALDTMVKMQPSRIVYVSCDSATLARDLKYLEERGYHLQKYTVCDQFGHTMHTETVALLSKN; encoded by the coding sequence ATGAATAAAAATGATATTGTAAGACTTACAATCGAAGATATGTCCCTTGAGGGCGCAGGAATTGGTCACACTGATGGTGTGACCATTTTTGTCAAAGATGCAGTTGTTGGAGATGTTTGTGATGTTATTATCACAAAGGTGAAAAAGACATATTGCTTCGCTGCTCTGAAGGAAGTTATTGAACCAAGCAAATTCCGTGTGGAGCCAGCCTGCCCTAATGCAAAGCAGTGTGGCGGTTGTCAGATTATGCAGGTAGACTATGCTAAGCAGCTGGAGATCAAGGACAATATTGTTGCGAATAATCTGGTAAAGATTGGCGGTTATGACAGAGCGTTTGTTGATTCGGTTCGTGAGCCAATCCTTGGAATGATAGACCCATTTCGCTATCGTAATAAGGCACAGGTTCCAATTGGGACAGATAAAGATGGCAATCTGATTGCGGGATTTTATGGTGCCAGAAGCCATAGGATTGTTCCATCATCTGATTGCAAAATCTGCTCTAAAAAGAGTATGGATATCGTATATACGGTAATAGATTACATGAATGAAAATAAGGTAGCTGCCTATGACGAGGCTACAGGTAAGGGCTTAATTCGTCATGTGCTCGTCCGAGAAGGCAAGGCCACTGGCGAGACAATGGTCTGTGTAGTGGTGAATGGTGATAAGCTTCCGGCAGTGGATTCATTAGTATCTCACGTGAAAACCGTGGAACCTGAGTTGGCTTCGTTGGTGCTCAATATCAACACCCGCCGCGATAATGTCATTATGGGATATGAGACCAAGGTCCTCTACGGCAAAGAAGCTATCCGCGATACTATCACTCTTACAAATGGTGATACTATCGCCTTTGATATCAGCGCAAACTCCTTCTATCAGGTCAATCACGACCAGATGGAGAAATTGTATAGCAAGGCGCTTGAGTATGCTGATTTGCACGGTACAGAAGAGGTTTGGGATCTTTACTGCGGTATCGGTACTATTTCCCTCTCTATGGCAAAGCACGCAGGACGCGTGATTGGAATCGAGGTTGTTCCACAGGCTATCGAAAACGCTAAAGCAAACGCAAAGCTTAATGGCTTGGATAATGCTGAGTTCTACTGTGGCGAAGCAGAGGTAGTTCTTCCAGAAATCTACGAGAAGATGTCCCACCCAGATGTCATAATGGTGGATCCACCTCGCAAGGGATGCGACACAGTTGCCCTTGATACCATGGTAAAGATGCAGCCCTCTCGTATTGTTTATGTCAGCTGTGACAGTGCCACATTGGCCCGCGACCTCAAGTATCTAGAGGAGCGTGGCTATCACCTTCAGAAGTACACTGTGTGTGATCAGTTTGGACACACAATGCATACGGAGACGGTTGCGTTATTGTCCAAGAATTAG
- a CDS encoding 3'-5' exoribonuclease YhaM family protein, whose translation MKYINTLKEGDRGTETYLCKKKTQGISKTGKAFESLTLCDKSGTIEAKIWDVDSEGISDYDELDFITVTGDITSWNGALQFNIKRLRKANNGEYDISDYIPASKKEIGVMWSDLMKLINSVKTPYFKTLLNKYFVEDKEFIKQFKSHSAAKSVHHGFTGGLLEHTLSVATNCDFFSKQYPFLDRDLLITAAIFHDLGKVRELSEFPRNDYTDEGQLLGHIYVGANMLDRSIDEIPGFPEVKRKELIHCILSHHGELEFGSPKKPAIAEAIALSFADNIDAKLETIYEALENVDENNLTWQGFNRLLDSNIRRTGKN comes from the coding sequence ATGAAATACATTAACACCCTCAAAGAGGGAGACAGGGGTACAGAAACATACCTTTGCAAGAAGAAGACCCAGGGCATTTCAAAGACTGGAAAGGCTTTTGAGTCACTTACACTTTGCGATAAGAGCGGTACAATTGAGGCAAAGATTTGGGATGTTGATTCAGAGGGAATCAGCGACTACGACGAGCTTGATTTCATCACTGTTACTGGTGATATCACAAGCTGGAACGGTGCATTACAGTTCAACATCAAGAGACTTCGCAAGGCAAACAATGGAGAGTACGATATTTCAGATTATATTCCAGCCAGCAAGAAGGAAATTGGCGTTATGTGGAGCGATTTGATGAAGCTCATCAATTCAGTAAAGACTCCATATTTCAAGACTTTACTTAATAAATATTTTGTTGAGGACAAGGAGTTCATCAAGCAGTTTAAATCTCATTCTGCAGCGAAGTCAGTTCATCATGGCTTCACTGGTGGACTATTGGAGCACACACTTTCGGTTGCTACCAACTGTGATTTCTTCAGCAAGCAGTACCCTTTCCTTGACAGGGATTTACTTATTACAGCTGCAATTTTCCACGATCTTGGAAAGGTTAGAGAGCTTTCAGAGTTCCCTAGAAATGACTACACTGACGAGGGACAGCTTCTCGGTCATATCTATGTTGGCGCAAATATGCTGGACAGATCAATTGACGAGATTCCAGGCTTCCCAGAGGTGAAGCGCAAGGAGCTTATTCACTGTATCCTTTCTCATCACGGCGAGCTTGAGTTTGGCTCACCAAAGAAGCCAGCTATTGCAGAGGCAATTGCCCTTTCATTTGCGGACAATATCGATGCAAAGCTTGAGACAATCTATGAGGCTCTTGAGAATGTTGACGAGAACAATTTGACCTGGCAGGGCTTTAATCGTCTGCTTGATTCAAACATCCGTAGAACAGGAAAGAATTAA
- a CDS encoding beta-galactosidase yields MKNILFPQLNGILHGGDYNPEQWLDRPDILEKDIELMKEAEINTVTMGVFSWSVHEPTEGNINFDWLADIMDRLYDNGIYTVLATPTGARPAWLDAKYPSAMRCDEMGVRNHHGVRHNHCMQSPEYREKVRIMDKALAQRFSGHPGLLMWHISNELGGYCYCDTCRQKFQEWLADRYDHDIEKLNKAWWTTFWSHKFNSFDQIDPPYANGENCVLGLNLDWKRFSTWSATDFMRFEIDTLHAAGAKEPTTTNYMEMFYDYDYHYMSQFIDVISWDNYPEMHNNRQSDSMHLLERSFNHALFRSLKPDQPFMMMESAPGVVNWRPYNKYRRPGMHKLISMQALATGSDTVQYFQIRKSRGSSEQWHGAVIDHIGTNDTRIFKEVASLGADLKKISEITGSLSDNKVAILFDWDNRWAIDDAWALSNETKNFDKTCMEIYNEFMSLGVEPDIVSSDGDWSRYKIICAPMLYVLHDGIGQKISDFVNHSGQFMATYFTGYVNKDLLANLGGFPGDGLDKVFGLRSEEIDTLYPEDKVTISIHDKASRSAHSVSVHDYQEMLRDVTAEVLARYENDYLEGTPAITRNTFGNGNAYYVACRTDQHDLEFLYREMLENANIAYTNLPQGVEKHSRFSDDVRYDFYLNGSEDSKTITNIYGIDILTGEEIDGTLPLNKYQGPNNKKGL; encoded by the coding sequence ATGAAAAATATATTATTTCCACAATTGAATGGTATTCTACATGGCGGAGACTACAACCCAGAGCAATGGTTGGACCGCCCTGATATTTTAGAAAAAGATATAGAACTTATGAAGGAAGCAGAAATCAACACCGTTACTATGGGTGTTTTTTCCTGGTCCGTACACGAGCCTACAGAGGGCAATATTAACTTCGACTGGCTGGCTGATATCATGGACCGTCTATACGATAATGGCATCTATACTGTACTCGCCACTCCTACAGGTGCTCGTCCAGCATGGCTTGACGCCAAGTATCCTTCTGCCATGCGCTGCGATGAAATGGGTGTAAGAAATCACCACGGTGTGCGACATAATCATTGTATGCAGTCACCTGAATATCGTGAAAAAGTTCGCATCATGGATAAAGCCCTCGCTCAGAGATTTTCCGGTCATCCAGGGCTATTGATGTGGCACATTTCAAACGAGCTGGGTGGCTACTGCTACTGTGATACCTGCCGTCAGAAATTTCAGGAGTGGCTTGCGGACCGCTACGACCACGACATCGAGAAGCTGAACAAAGCTTGGTGGACCACCTTTTGGTCACACAAATTCAATAGCTTTGATCAGATTGACCCTCCTTATGCGAATGGCGAGAACTGTGTGCTTGGTCTCAACCTTGACTGGAAGAGATTTTCAACCTGGTCTGCCACAGATTTTATGCGTTTTGAAATCGATACTCTTCACGCTGCAGGCGCAAAAGAACCTACCACAACAAACTACATGGAGATGTTCTACGATTATGACTACCATTACATGAGTCAGTTTATCGATGTTATCAGTTGGGATAATTATCCTGAAATGCATAACAACAGGCAGTCAGACAGCATGCATCTTTTAGAACGAAGCTTCAATCATGCTCTCTTCAGAAGCCTTAAACCGGACCAGCCATTTATGATGATGGAATCAGCTCCCGGAGTTGTAAACTGGCGACCTTACAATAAATATCGTCGCCCTGGTATGCACAAGCTTATCTCGATGCAGGCTTTAGCAACAGGTTCGGATACAGTACAGTACTTCCAAATAAGGAAGAGCCGCGGTTCTTCTGAGCAGTGGCACGGCGCAGTCATCGACCACATTGGAACAAATGATACCCGCATCTTTAAAGAGGTTGCGAGCCTTGGTGCTGACTTGAAAAAAATAAGTGAAATTACCGGCTCCCTTTCCGATAACAAGGTTGCTATCCTCTTTGACTGGGACAATCGCTGGGCAATTGATGATGCATGGGCACTTTCAAACGAGACCAAGAACTTTGACAAAACCTGTATGGAAATCTACAACGAATTTATGAGTCTTGGTGTGGAACCAGACATTGTTTCTTCTGATGGAGACTGGAGCCGATATAAAATCATCTGCGCCCCAATGCTCTACGTTCTTCATGATGGAATAGGTCAGAAGATATCAGACTTTGTTAATCATAGCGGTCAGTTTATGGCTACCTATTTCACTGGCTATGTAAACAAGGACTTGTTGGCTAATCTTGGAGGTTTTCCAGGAGACGGTCTGGACAAGGTCTTTGGCCTTCGCTCTGAGGAAATTGATACTCTTTATCCAGAGGACAAGGTGACAATCAGCATTCATGATAAAGCTAGTCGCAGCGCTCATTCAGTGTCTGTTCACGATTATCAGGAAATGCTACGTGATGTTACAGCGGAAGTTCTGGCAAGATACGAAAATGATTATCTTGAGGGCACTCCTGCAATTACCCGAAACACCTTTGGAAATGGTAATGCATACTATGTTGCATGTCGCACTGACCAGCACGACTTGGAATTTCTTTACAGGGAAATGCTTGAAAATGCGAATATCGCATATACGAATCTACCACAGGGCGTTGAAAAACACAGCCGTTTTTCAGATGATGTAAGATATGACTTTTATCTGAATGGTAGCGAGGATAGTAAAACAATCACAAATATTTATGGCATTGATATTCTCACTGGAGAAGAAATCGATGGGACACTTCCCCTTAACAAATATCAAGGTCCCAATAATAAAAAGGGGCTGTGA